AACTCGCCCTTGAAGGTGGTCATGACCGCCTTGCAGGGCTCGGTGACCTTGTAGGCGTACCCCTTGGGAGGCTTAACGTCGGCGGCCACGGGGAAGCAGACCTCGGAACGCCGCTCGTCGGGCGGAACCAGCTTGGGATCATCGAAGAAGACACCGATGGGGTCGCCGACGACCGCTATATTGGCGTCCTTGAGGGCGGTGAAGCCTGCCTCGACGGCGTCGCCGGTGAGGTCGTAATCGCCGGTGAGTTCCTTGAAGATGACGGGAGTCGCCGCGAGCTCGGCCATCTCGTAGACGACCGTCGGCGCCACGGGCTCGACCTGCGCCACCGGCTCCTGGGGCTTTTCTTCCCCGCAGGAGCAGAGGAAAAGGGCGAACGAGAGAGCCAGCACGACGTAAAGTAACCTCTGCATCTTGCAGCTCCTTGGGGGGGTTTTTAAGGTGACGAACGAAGAAACTAGATAAGGCGATTATCTACTTGACAAACCAGAGCCGACATTGAAAAACTCAACACATGATCTTGTGCATCAATCCACCCCACCCAATAGGATGACAACTATTTTCCAGACTTCCTTCTGTTATCTTCTTTGCATAGCATCTGGCAGTTGGCCGCGTCGGTCTTCCCGCCCTCATGCCATGGCTTGACGTGATCCGCCTCCATGTCGGCGATATCGAATTTCTTCATGCACTTCACGCAGATTCCCTTTTGCCGCTCGTAGGCTTCCCGCTTCATGTTCTCGGAGAACGCGCGGATGTTCAGGTGTCTTTCATCCCCATCCAGCACATACGGGTAGATCCCCGATTTCCGCTCCACATCGTCGTCCATCATCAGTTTGGCAACCTGCTTCTCCAGCTTGTCCGTATCGAACTCTTTGTCCTTGAACTGATTGTAAAGACCTCCCCAATCCACCCCCTTCATCTCTCGCCGATACTCCGGAAACGTCGCTTTTACCCAACCGATGACCTGCTGAAAGTACTGCCACAGCGGCGTCGCGTTCTTGTCGTGCTGATGCTTCGACATGTAGTCTTCGATCTTGCCATCCGAGCGCCATGCGATCGCCGTTTCCAGATATTCCTGCCGAATCGGGCTGCCCGTCATGTAATCGCTCGCCAGCCCATAGGCCGCGCAGCCGGTCTTGCTGAAATAGCGCTTCGCATCGGCCGTCCACGGCCCGGCATACACCGCGTTGCGCAATTCCTGAGCGGTGTGTTCCTCGCCAGCGATGTTGATAGTTCTGAACCAGTCCAACTTTTCGCCGTCAGTACCGGAGCAGAAATAGATCATCAACTTGTAGCCGAGAATCTGCTCTTGCTGGTCGTCTTGCAGGTTGTGGAACGCCAGTCCGTTGATGGAGAAGTCCCCGTTGACGTACTGACAAATTGAAAGCGTGCGCTGTTGCCCATCGATCACCTCGTAATCGCCGCCACCGCGCACCGCCCAATACATCACGTTCAGCGGGAAGTCCTTGCGGACGCTATCGATCACCGCATCTCGTTGCTTGTCCTTGTAGATGAACTCTCTTTGGTACGGCGGGCGAATATCGAGCTTCCCGCCGTATGCGACGACTCCCTGCTCGGCGTTGTCCGCGAAGCCGTCGGTTAGCTTCTTTACCGTAATTTCTTTGAGTTCGATCTTCATGATTT
This region of bacterium genomic DNA includes:
- a CDS encoding GyrI-like domain-containing protein — encoded protein: MQRLLYVVLALSFALFLCSCGEEKPQEPVAQVEPVAPTVVYEMAELAATPVIFKELTGDYDLTGDAVEAGFTALKDANIAVVGDPIGVFFDDPKLVPPDERRSEVCFPVAADVKPPKGYAYKVTEPCKAVMTTFKGE
- a CDS encoding DUF262 domain-containing protein yields the protein MKIELKEITVKKLTDGFADNAEQGVVAYGGKLDIRPPYQREFIYKDKQRDAVIDSVRKDFPLNVMYWAVRGGGDYEVIDGQQRTLSICQYVNGDFSINGLAFHNLQDDQQEQILGYKLMIYFCSGTDGEKLDWFRTINIAGEEHTAQELRNAVYAGPWTADAKRYFSKTGCAAYGLASDYMTGSPIRQEYLETAIAWRSDGKIEDYMSKHQHDKNATPLWQYFQQVIGWVKATFPEYRREMKGVDWGGLYNQFKDKEFDTDKLEKQVAKLMMDDDVERKSGIYPYVLDGDERHLNIRAFSENMKREAYERQKGICVKCMKKFDIADMEADHVKPWHEGGKTDAANCQMLCKEDNRRKSGK